The DNA window CTAAACTGCCAAGCTGTCTACACAAGCTAtgggttacttttatttttctgtctccctcttgGGAGTTGGCTAAGGGAGTTCACTGCCACCCGCCATCCTTAGAAAagtggtggaggtggggtttGTGTCTATGACTGGCAGTCTCTCCTGGCCTCCCCACGTCAGGCAAATACTACTCCTGACCTCATTTCCATGGTAAAGAGCCATACTGGGAGAAGGAGTTGGAAAAGAGGAGAGTCAGAAGAGGCCTCTGTAGCCCCAGATTTGTTCTCCTTTGGGGACACAGTTGTGTTCTGGAGACTCAAGCAGAAGGCCTTCCTGGAGGGTGGTACCTGCGCAAAGCTCGGGGGTGGAAAGGAGACACCTTGGCCCACCTATTCACACCTGGAGTGACGATCCCAAGACAGTTCAGTAGCAGGAGGCTTGGAGCACATGTCACACCCTGCCCCCaacacccccccccccacaaatGGGAACCTTGTGGGGTCAGCAGGACAGACACCACCctctccatttacagatgagagaatggaggcccagagaagtgaagCACATTGCCCAGCACAAGCAGTGTTCCTTTCTAGGGGTGATTTTCTGCACCAGGTTGGTGCTTCACTTACGTTGATAGGGCCATTGGTTGGTTGGTGAGGGAATAAATtaatctcctcctcctctttaaGGACCTCCTATCATGTTCACATGCTAACTGGATGGAAATGGATAAAGCTGTTTGGGCAAGCAGGGCCAAGGCCAGGCTAGTTCACAGAGTGCCTTAATGCAAAGCAGAGAAAGGTGCCCTTCTTGCAGGTGATGCAGCTCTGCACCAGGGAACACAGTCTGGCAAAAGGAATCCGGGCTGGATTTTGGCCCCCTTGTGCAGTGAGCAACCTGCACAACTATCCTTGGTAGCCCTGAGTAGGGAGATGAGACCCATACGATGGGTTTTCCCAGGATCCCTGAGAGCCCAGCGGGTGGTTCTGCACACAGACACCCAAAACATGAGGCCTGGAACAGGGGCAGGCCAGAGAGGCAGCCACTGCCCACTCACCTGCCAGCACCTCCACCAGGACCTTCCTGAGGGTGTCAGCCTCACTGCCATGGAGGCTCTGGCACTGGTAGAGGCCCGCATCATGGGGTTGTAGATTCCGCAGCGTAATGGTGAGAGTGCCACCCAGGGTATCGTCTGTGATGGCTGTGCTCCCATTCCGCCTCCTCAGGAAGGACAGCAGCCACAAGTTGTGCGTGCTGACCACACGCTGGCATGGGCCCTTCTCGCCCAGCTGGCGGCACCAGGCCTTGCGCCTCCCCCAGTGCTTCATGGAGTCATAGGGGCAGGACACCTGCAGGGACTGGCCCGCCACGCCCTGGAACACTGTGGTGTTGTGGGCTCCGGACAGCTCTGGGGAGGAGACATTCATTCACTCCTTCATTTACCAAATATGCATTGAGCACTTGCTCTGTGCAGTGAcctaaacagacaaaaatcctgcCCTGAAGGTTCTTATACAAGTTGGGAGCAGGTGGCACAGCATGTGCTTGTGGGAAATTGGGAACCAGGAAACCTGGGACCTGGGTTTGGTTTTCTCACTGTTGCTCTTGCTGGGCCTCCTTGGAGAAGTAACTGACCTTCTCTGGGTCTATTCTGGAGATACTTGGTCTTAAAACCCCCTCCGGTTCTGTTCTGCACATCTCTTTGCCATCATTTGGAACTAGGACCTCTCCTCTTGGCCTGGAGCAGGCTCTCCCTGCCCTGCCACTCTTGCTTGCTCTGCAGCCGCCCACATTGGTACCGACTTTCCTGACCTTTAGCTTCCAGCTTCCCTATTTCTGCGGCTTTGTTCCCCTTTCAGGAAGGACCCGTCTCGGAGATATTTTGGGGGAGACATGAGGCTGCTATTTTGGGAACCCTCCTTAGGGCGGGGGAGATGGGCTTAGAGCACCAGCCTGTTGCTGAGGCAGCCCCCAGAGCCCCCTGCTTTGACTTCTCCTCTCTTAGTCCTCTGTTGCCTGCCATCTTTAACCATTACTGTGACAGAGGCTTGAAAGATAGGACTGGGAAGCTGGTGGCCTGCCTTTTGGAACTAGAGAGACCAGATGGGCAGTGGCCCTCTCCCATCTTACCACCTCCCATCCATGCCTCAGAACCCCACCTTCCCCCCGACCACCATCCAAGAAGCTGCAGGAACAAGACTCCATTTGGCACCATCTCTCCTCTTGCCCAGGTTTGTCCAATGCTCTGGGGGAGCAAAAGGTGCACTTCCCTCAGTGGGAAGAAGCAATTGTGTACAAAAATTTGGTGTGTCAATTCCCTCCAACTCAGTGACGGAAATCTCTAGGCTCCTCACCTCCCATCAAGAGCTGAGGACAAGGGGACCTCCAGAGCAGGGAAGAGAGTGCCCCAAAGATGCAGATGAACATCCTCAGGTTCTTTCCTCCTTTATAACTGTAGGGGCTCATAACTAGTGGCTTATAATTTCAGAGGCTATTACCAGTCCCAGTGCCCCCCAAAGCTTCCCCCAACTGCCAGCTAGTGCCTGGGATGCCACTGTTAGCACTCCTTCCCTTCCAGTGCAACCAGAGTCCACCAGCCCCTTACATGTCCACATGCAGGAAGAGTCTGAGGGTGGGTTTTGAtactggggagggaaggagggtgtGAAGAATATGgacagggtggggaggagaggagtgCAGAACAGGGCACTCAGGCATGCTGAGGACTGCCACCGCCTTCATAATTCACCCCAGGGCCCACCACCCGCTCCCCAACCACATGCTCAAAGTGAGGGAAAGAAGGCATCGCAGGGCACGGAGGGGATCCTACCTGTGACAAAGAGTAAGATGAGCAGCCGGAGAGGCTCCATGCCACCCTTCCCCAGCCAAGGGCAGATGCAGAGTGCCTTGTGCAAGATCTCATCTTTCCCTTGAACTGCAGAAAAGAGAGGATCAGGCATGTCAGGCGCTGCCCACAGGAACTGGGCTCCTGGGGATTAAGCAATAGTCAGGACTGGGGTCTGGAGGCGGtgcagggtgggggcagaggggaggaggagtCGGCCACTGCAGCCCTGGCAGAAGGAGGCTGAGTCTCTCAGACCTCTGAGAAGCCAGCCCACCCTCCTGCTGGTGCCAGCCAGGATGGCCCCCAGATGGCTGGGGCTGGTAAGGCCCTGCACTGCTCAGTTTTCTTGCAGAGCCTAGCCCAGGGATCACTATCCTCACAGCTGTATTCAGACCCTCCACCAGCTGCAATGCCCGCCGTCTTCTGGTTTCAGCCTTGCAAGAGTTGGAGAACAGCTGTGCCCTTAGAAGCCAGGACCCTCACCCAGCCCCTCTTAGTTCTTCCCCCCAGGGCATCATTCCTGTAGTGTGGCAGCAGTTAAGTACacagctctggagccagacttccTGACTTTCTGGGTGTATAACCACACATCCAAAACCTACCTGTGTCGGTACCCTGATCTATACAGTGGGAATAATGATAGCGCAAAGAGTTATCAGGAGCACCATATGGTTCCTACAGGTAAAGTGCTTTCCAGTAGGGCCTGACACacagtattcaacaaatattaactattaCCATTATCCTAGttagaagggaaaagggaaatggGCTGTCCGTAAGACAGAGAATTTTTTCTCCCACCTGGAATTTTCTGTCCAAGTTTAGCCTTCTTGGAACTGTTGGGTGTCTCCTGTGCACACATGCTCACACTGGTGTTTATTTTGTGCACACACGTGCTTGAACTCCTGATCATCCTATCCTACAGGACAGGACAGGATATTTCCCAGAGTTCTGGGGTTAGGGGTGTGTTTTCTACACATACAGGTTCCCATGAAGGGTGATCCAAGGACAGGGACCCACATGTGTAAAGGCACAAAGGTGTGAAATGGCCCAGTGAGTCGGGGATTGGATGGGGGAGGCTTGAGGCAATTCTAGGAGTGGGAAATGGAGTTGTGCTGGGAGTGgcagaggaggctggagaagccTACAGGAGCCTGTAGATTATCAGGGTCTACTTTAGTTTCCTGCAAACACTcacttatttgttcttttattcatttatttactcatattTACTGTGCATCTAACTTATGGACAGGGAATGTGCTTGGAGATGGGGAGTTCATAGTGAGGAGAAGACAGGCCTCCACTCAAAGGGCCAACTGCCCGGCCTTGCCCCAAGGGCCTGGGGGCTGAAGTCTGAGGCTGCCTGAAGATCACTCTGTAGGTACTCTTCTAGGGTCTTTTTCTAAAAGTCAGGTTTATTGGCCCATaatttacatatacaaaaatttacccCTTTCAAATGTCTAGTTGTATTAATGTTAACAAACTCATGCAACTCTGTAACAACCACCACTATCAGCATGTCTACGTAACACAATACCATGATATAGAAAGTTTCATTTAGCTCAAGCGAGAGCCCTTGTGCCCATTTTAGCCAGTCTCTCTCTCCAATCCAGGGCCTGGCAACTGCTGAGCTGACATCTGTTTCTGTAGCTTCCTGCCTTTCCTAAAATGTCATAGacatggaattatacaatatgtaccCTCTTGGGTTAGTCTTCATTCACTCATCAGAATAAATTCAGCATGCATGAAGTTGCACTTCTCAAGAATGTATTCCTTCTTATTGCTAAACCATCTTTCATTCTATGGTTGAACCACAAGTAGCATATTCATTCACccgctgatggacatttgagttgtttccagcttGGGACAATTGTAAATAAAGccactataaacattcatgtacatatattttgtgtgaacatatgtttctATTACCCTTGTATAAAATCCTAagaatgggactgctgggtcacatgtaagtgtatgtttaagTCTATAAAAGCTGCCGAAGTCTTTTCCAAAGAGGCTGTACCATTTTTACATCCTTGTCAATAGTTAATATTGTCAGGTTTTAAAAAGCCTTTCTAATAGGTCTAAGGTGATGTCTCGTTcaattttaacttgtatttttctagTGAGTAACAATATTGGAcatctttttattgtttattgccATCTGTACCTTCTTCAGCAAAGTATTAGTTCAaaacttttgtccatttttaattgtttattattatcattattattgagctgtgaaaattctttatattctggatagcagtcctttatcagatatgtgatttgcaaatattttcttctagtttgtaacttttttcctcatttccttaGCAGCATTAGCAGCATCtgcagcatcttttttttttttttttttttttgagacagagttttgctcttgtcacgcaggctggagtgcaatgacgagatctcagctcactgcaacctctgcctcccaggttcaagcgattctcctgccttagcctcccgagtagctgggattacaggcacctgccaccatgcctggctaatgtttttgtatttttagtagagacagggtttcaccacgttggccaggctggtctcaaactcctgacctcaggtgatctgcctggctcggtctcccaaagtgctgggattacaggtgtgagccactgcacccagcctaaatggATAGATGTTATTGCTGATGAAGTCCAattccttgatttttctttttacaatttgTGCTTTTCTGTGCTCTGTTAAAAAGTTTGCCTACCTCAgagtcacaaatattttctcctatgttttccattggaagttttatagtttcaggtttacATTgtggtctatgattcatttttcattaatttttgcatGTGGTATAAGATGCACTTTGCAATTTTTTCAACATATGGATGTCCAATTGTACTAGCATAATTTGTGGAGaagactttcttttcttcattgaattaccttagtatatttgttgaaaatcaattgacatGTAGGTCTAGTTCTgactgttcttttccattgatctgtatgtctgttCTTTCtccaatatcacactgtcttgataaCTTATTGTAGCTTTACGGTAAGTCTTAAAATCAAACAGTGGTTCTTCAAAATGGTTTTGACTCTTCTAGTTACTTTGCTTTgccatgtaaaatttaaaatcagcttgTGGATTTCTAATCCTCTTCTTCTCACCCCCAAAAATCTGTTGGGCTTTCAGTTGAGATTGCATTGACTCTATGGTTTAGTTTTGGAGGGAAATAGACAACACTGTTGAGTGTTCCAAGCCATGGACACAGTTCAGctgtccatttatttttttcttctatgatttcTCTCATCAGTGTTTTCAGTTTCCAGCATACAAATAGTGCACATATATTGTTAAATTTCtacctaaatattttatgatttgggGTGCTATTTTACGTGATTCTAGCTTTCTGTTTCCTAGGCAGAAGCATAACTCATAAGCTCCATAAGTTTTTATCTTACTTTCTGGTCCATTTAAGCTGCATATTGACCCCTTGTCCCCACTCCTTCCCACGTGAGGAAGAGGTCTTTAAACCTCATGGAAAAGCGAAGGCATCAAGAAATCCTTACCAAATACTCACAGCACATGTACATCAAAGGCTCTTCTTTAAGCTTGTGTTAATTTTCCTGTTCCCTCGATCCTCATATTTGAGCACGGGAACAGTTCTGCACCACCCCCGCTCCCAAGCACAGgattcttcttttccctttgctAAATTTGAGTTCAGAGATACCTTCCACCTCACATCTGGGCACAGAGTTTATGTCCTTCTGTCATTACATCTAAACTTCATCACTCAccaatgtgtgcattcattcatgtgccaggcatggtgttacAGAACCATGGAGCCTTTGTGTTCCTAGATATGATGGTGACCATTGCTAGGGAAAGCCTCAGAACCAGAAGCATGACTGGACACATGACATGCTCCT is part of the Nomascus leucogenys isolate Asia chromosome 17, Asia_NLE_v1, whole genome shotgun sequence genome and encodes:
- the TREM2 gene encoding triggering receptor expressed on myeloid cells 2 isoform X2, yielding MPDPLFSAVQGKDEILHKALCICPWLGKGGMEPLRLLILLFVTELSGAHNTTVFQGVAGQSLQVSCPYDSMKHWGRRKAWCRQLGEKGPCQRVVSTHNLWLLSFLRRRNGSTAITDDTLGGTLTITLRNLQPHDAGLYQCQSLHGSEADTLRKVLVEVLADPLDHRDAGDLWVPGESESFEDVHVEHSISRAERHVKEDDGRKSPGEVPSGSSPACILATWPPGLLVLLWQETTLPEHCFSWTLEAGTG
- the TREM2 gene encoding triggering receptor expressed on myeloid cells 2 isoform X1; protein product: MPDPLFSAVQGKDEILHKALCICPWLGKGGMEPLRLLILLFVTELSGAHNTTVFQGVAGQSLQVSCPYDSMKHWGRRKAWCRQLGEKGPCQRVVSTHNLWLLSFLRRRNGSTAITDDTLGGTLTITLRNLQPHDAGLYQCQSLHGSEADTLRKVLVEVLADPLDHRDAGDLWVPGESESFEDVHVEHSISRSLVEGEIPFPPTSILLLLACIFLIKILAASALWAAAWHGQKPGTHPPSEPDCGHDPGYQLQTLPGLRDT